The Hippea jasoniae genome includes a window with the following:
- a CDS encoding S-4TM family putative pore-forming effector, with product MSDNINYAFPEQNNEEFIKLLKAQRYYYKVAKRWQMGRFLISILIPILFVIAKLKLLNEFEYYRDSFAWVKLPWVVSISLLWVALSFVFKYFEKRYISIGAAIQEEFDTKLFGIEKNKICFFKEPTPEEISNGEKKFKGNTESLNNWYPVSNSGNKFGNILLAQRTNLIWTENLKNRYKYLFLLLIGSIIRYCIKTFAILLNLQKKRIDFSVS from the coding sequence ATGAGTGATAATATTAATTATGCTTTCCCAGAGCAGAATAATGAGGAATTTATAAAACTATTAAAAGCTCAAAGATACTATTATAAAGTAGCAAAAAGATGGCAGATGGGTAGATTTTTAATAAGTATATTGATTCCAATTCTTTTTGTAATTGCCAAATTGAAATTATTAAATGAATTTGAATATTACAGAGATTCTTTCGCATGGGTTAAATTACCATGGGTAGTGTCTATTTCCTTATTATGGGTGGCTTTAAGTTTTGTTTTTAAATATTTTGAAAAAAGGTATATTTCAATTGGAGCTGCAATTCAAGAAGAATTTGATACAAAACTTTTTGGCATAGAAAAAAATAAAATTTGCTTCTTTAAGGAGCCTACTCCAGAAGAAATAAGCAATGGAGAAAAAAAGTTCAAAGGAAATACAGAAAGTCTGAATAATTGGTATCCTGTTTCAAACTCTGGAAACAAATTTGGAAATATATTGTTAGCTCAGCGAACTAACTTAATATGGACAGAAAATTTAAAAAATAGATATAAATATCTATTTTTATTATTAATAGGATCAATCATTAGATATTGTATAAAAACCTTCGCAATTTTGTTGAATCTCCAAAAGAAAAGGATAGACTTCTCGGTAAGCTAA
- a CDS encoding transposase, with protein sequence MRKDSRIFKELLTKFVAEEDPILSMLKWVMDQLMEIESEQKVGAKKNEHNSNRKSYFSGYRPRRFDTR encoded by the coding sequence ATGAGGAAAGATAGCAGAATTTTTAAAGAATTACTAACAAAATTTGTGGCAGAAGAAGACCCTATACTGAGTATGTTGAAGTGGGTAATGGATCAATTGATGGAGATTGAATCAGAGCAGAAGGTTGGTGCAAAAAAGAACGAGCATAATAGTAACCGAAAGAGCTATTTTAGCGGTTATCGTCCAAGACGTTTTGATACCCG